The following coding sequences are from one Streptomyces angustmyceticus window:
- a CDS encoding 1,4-dihydroxy-6-naphthoate synthase produces the protein MAQRLTLAHSPCPNDTFAFHAWSHGLLPEAPGLAVTLADIDVTNGLAERGAGDLLKISYAALPYVLDEYALLPCGGALGHGCGPLVLTRPEDGQDGSGPARLAGRRVAVPGVRSTAYLLFRLWAARAVPGGVGDIVVLPFHEIMPAVRDGAVDAGLVIHEARFTYQHYGLHRLADMGEEWEAATGRPIPLGAIVARRDLGDERLRAVARAAADSVRFARDNPSASRPYVLEHAQEMAPDVIERHIGLYVNDYTAALGEDGYAAVRELLGRAAAEGLVPPVAPGALDFPGAGTPPSGKRSGPPGA, from the coding sequence ATGGCCCAACGGCTGACGCTCGCCCACTCACCGTGCCCCAATGACACCTTCGCGTTCCACGCCTGGTCACACGGGTTGCTCCCGGAGGCTCCCGGACTCGCGGTGACCCTCGCGGACATCGACGTCACCAACGGCCTCGCGGAACGCGGGGCCGGGGACCTGCTGAAGATCTCCTACGCGGCCCTGCCGTACGTGCTCGACGAATACGCGCTGCTGCCCTGCGGCGGCGCACTGGGCCACGGCTGCGGGCCGCTGGTCCTCACCCGGCCCGAGGACGGCCAGGACGGCTCCGGTCCGGCGCGGCTGGCCGGGCGGCGGGTGGCGGTGCCCGGTGTGCGCTCGACCGCGTATCTGCTGTTCCGCCTGTGGGCGGCGCGGGCGGTACCGGGCGGGGTGGGGGACATCGTGGTGCTGCCCTTCCACGAGATCATGCCCGCGGTCCGGGACGGCGCGGTCGACGCCGGGCTCGTCATCCACGAGGCCCGCTTCACCTATCAGCACTACGGGCTGCACCGCCTCGCCGACATGGGCGAGGAATGGGAGGCCGCCACCGGCCGCCCGATCCCGCTCGGCGCGATCGTCGCCCGGCGGGACCTCGGGGACGAGCGGCTGCGGGCGGTGGCCCGCGCCGCCGCCGACTCCGTCCGCTTCGCCCGGGACAACCCGTCGGCCTCCCGTCCCTACGTCCTGGAACACGCCCAGGAGATGGCCCCGGACGTGATCGAGCGGCACATCGGGCTGTATGTGAACGACTACACCGCAGCCCTCGGCGAGGACGGCTACGCGGCGGTGCGGGAGCTGCTCGGCCGCGCCGCAGCCGAGGGCCTCGTCCCGCCCGTCGCTCCCGGCGCGCTGGACTTCCCGGGCGCCGGGACACCCCCTAGCGGGAAACGAAGCGGTCCACCAGGAGCGTGA
- a CDS encoding thioesterase II family protein, whose protein sequence is MSSPLADDGLWCRRFHPAPDAGRRLVCFPHAGGSASFYHPVSAALSPGVDVIAVQYPGRQDRRKEPAIDDIGLLADRIAEALKDWSDRPLTFFGHSMGALVAFEVARRLERDGDGPLRLFASGRRAPSAYRDEQVHRRDDDGIVAELRALSGTDARVLDDEEMLRMVLPALRSDYKAVETYRSEPAAVVRCPVTVLVGDDDPKTSLDEARSWEAHTTGDFALRVFSGGHFYLADRPHEVMTVLSDHFTSPALTHHA, encoded by the coding sequence ATGAGTTCACCCCTTGCGGACGACGGCCTGTGGTGCCGGCGCTTCCACCCGGCCCCGGACGCGGGCCGGCGCCTGGTGTGCTTCCCGCACGCCGGCGGTTCCGCGAGCTTCTACCACCCCGTCTCGGCCGCGCTCAGCCCCGGCGTGGACGTGATCGCCGTGCAGTACCCCGGGCGGCAGGACCGTCGCAAGGAACCGGCGATCGACGACATCGGCCTCCTGGCGGACCGGATCGCCGAGGCGCTGAAAGACTGGTCCGACCGGCCGTTGACCTTCTTCGGCCACAGCATGGGCGCGCTGGTGGCCTTCGAGGTGGCACGGCGGCTGGAACGCGACGGCGACGGTCCTCTGCGGCTGTTCGCCTCCGGACGCAGGGCGCCGTCCGCGTACCGCGACGAGCAGGTGCACCGGCGGGACGACGACGGCATCGTCGCCGAGCTGCGGGCGCTGAGCGGCACCGACGCCCGGGTCCTCGACGACGAGGAGATGCTGCGGATGGTGCTGCCCGCGCTGCGCAGCGACTACAAGGCCGTCGAGACCTACCGCAGCGAGCCCGCGGCCGTCGTGCGCTGCCCCGTCACCGTGCTCGTCGGGGACGACGACCCCAAGACCTCCCTCGACGAGGCCCGGTCCTGGGAGGCGCACACCACCGGCGACTTCGCCCTGCGGGTCTTCTCCGGTGGTCACTTCTACCTGGCCGACCGGCCGCACGAGGTGATGACCGTGCTCAGCGACCACTTCACCTCCCCGGCCCTCACCCACCACGCGTAG
- a CDS encoding DUF1772 domain-containing protein: protein MQNALAVITVVVVGLMVGVEFTVAVFINPILDRLPNDGGVHARSAGARILGRIMPFWYIGSVVLGSVWAAVGWGGAGAPLVATGTALLVLSVVMSVLLLVPINKRVATWTREGVPADWKQQVGRWDRLHYLRVGIIVSAFALFAVALV from the coding sequence ATGCAGAACGCACTTGCCGTCATCACGGTCGTCGTCGTCGGACTGATGGTGGGCGTGGAGTTCACGGTGGCGGTGTTCATCAACCCGATCCTCGACCGGCTCCCGAACGACGGAGGAGTCCACGCCCGCAGCGCCGGCGCGCGGATCCTCGGCCGGATCATGCCGTTCTGGTACATCGGCTCGGTCGTCCTCGGATCGGTGTGGGCCGCGGTGGGGTGGGGCGGCGCCGGTGCCCCGCTCGTCGCCACGGGCACGGCGCTGCTCGTACTGAGCGTGGTGATGTCGGTCCTGCTGCTGGTGCCGATCAACAAGCGGGTGGCGACCTGGACGCGGGAGGGCGTGCCCGCGGACTGGAAGCAGCAGGTGGGGCGGTGGGACCGGCTCCACTACCTGCGCGTGGGCATCATCGTGTCCGCCTTCGCGCTGTTCGCCGTCGCGCTCGTCTGA
- a CDS encoding TetR/AcrR family transcriptional regulator has product MSVRERKERERASRHQLIVSTARELAESEGWDAVTTRRLAERIEYSQPVLYSHFRGKREILGAVALEGFAELTTALRAAAPKGPADPATVAALARAYTGFATDNPALYDAMFSLDNGLPFADETTPAPLHEAFGVLQDHLADHAHPDEPGLFVEAFWAALHGLVTLTRAGRLPAERVSDRLTLLVDRFVSR; this is encoded by the coding sequence ATGTCGGTACGTGAACGCAAGGAACGCGAGCGGGCCTCCCGCCACCAGCTGATCGTCTCCACCGCCCGCGAACTCGCCGAGAGCGAAGGGTGGGACGCGGTCACCACCCGCCGGCTCGCCGAACGGATCGAGTACAGCCAGCCCGTCCTCTACAGCCACTTCCGGGGGAAGAGGGAGATCCTGGGAGCGGTCGCGCTGGAAGGGTTCGCCGAGCTGACGACCGCGCTGCGCGCCGCGGCGCCGAAGGGGCCCGCCGACCCTGCGACGGTGGCCGCGCTGGCCCGCGCCTACACCGGCTTCGCCACGGACAATCCCGCGCTGTACGACGCGATGTTCAGCCTCGACAACGGTCTCCCCTTCGCCGACGAGACCACGCCGGCGCCGCTGCACGAGGCGTTCGGGGTCTTGCAGGACCACCTCGCCGACCACGCCCACCCGGACGAACCGGGGCTGTTCGTCGAGGCGTTCTGGGCGGCGCTGCACGGACTGGTCACCCTCACCCGCGCCGGGCGGCTGCCCGCCGAGCGGGTGTCCGACCGCCTCACGCTCCTGGTGGACCGCTTCGTTTCCCGCTAG
- a CDS encoding ferredoxin: MSTKANVNDDNLEVWIDQDLCTGDGICVEYAPEVFELDIDGLAYVKGEDDELRQEPRATVPLPLDLIRDVAESAKECPGECIHVRRVKDAVEVYGPEAESA, translated from the coding sequence ATGTCCACCAAGGCGAACGTGAACGACGACAATCTCGAGGTCTGGATCGACCAGGACCTGTGCACCGGAGACGGCATCTGCGTGGAGTACGCGCCGGAGGTCTTCGAGCTGGACATCGACGGCCTCGCCTATGTGAAGGGTGAGGACGACGAGTTGCGCCAGGAGCCCCGGGCGACCGTGCCGCTGCCACTGGACCTGATCCGCGATGTCGCGGAATCGGCCAAGGAGTGCCCGGGCGAGTGCATCCACGTACGACGCGTCAAGGACGCGGTGGAGGTCTACGGGCCGGAGGCCGAGTCGGCCTGA
- a CDS encoding menaquinone biosynthetic enzyme MqnA/MqnD family protein produces MPEPLLTASATPAPRTGRRPRVGHIEFLNCLPLFWGLARSGSLLDMDLRKDSPDGLSDALVAGTLDIGPISLLEFLKHADDLVAMPGIAVGSDGPVESCLIVSQVPLDQLDGEPVALGSTSRTSVRLAELLFAESVGVRPDYFVCLPDLDAMMQQARAAVVIGDAALRAALHEAPRLGLQVHDLGRMWRDWTGLPFVFAVFAARRDFLAREPETVRRVHAALLASRDLALAEVKEVCEQAARWEAFDAGTLEHYYTTALDFSLGERQLAGIAEFARRVGGGPAGFPPDVRVRLLGAEAIST; encoded by the coding sequence ATGCCTGAACCCCTACTCACCGCGTCGGCCACGCCCGCACCGCGCACCGGGCGACGGCCCAGGGTCGGTCACATCGAATTCCTCAACTGTCTCCCGCTGTTCTGGGGACTGGCCAGAAGCGGCAGCCTGCTCGACATGGACCTGAGGAAGGACAGCCCGGACGGCCTGAGCGACGCCCTCGTCGCCGGCACGCTCGACATCGGGCCGATCAGCCTCCTCGAATTCCTCAAGCACGCCGACGACCTGGTGGCCATGCCGGGCATCGCCGTGGGCAGTGACGGCCCCGTGGAGTCCTGCCTGATCGTCAGCCAGGTCCCGCTGGACCAGCTGGACGGCGAACCCGTCGCCCTCGGATCCACCAGCCGGACATCGGTGCGGCTCGCCGAGCTGTTGTTCGCGGAGTCGGTCGGCGTCCGGCCCGACTACTTCGTCTGTCTTCCGGACCTCGACGCGATGATGCAGCAGGCACGGGCGGCCGTGGTCATCGGCGACGCCGCGCTGCGGGCCGCCCTGCACGAGGCGCCCCGGCTCGGGCTGCAGGTGCACGACCTCGGCCGGATGTGGCGCGACTGGACCGGACTGCCCTTCGTCTTCGCCGTCTTCGCCGCCCGCAGGGACTTCCTCGCCAGGGAGCCGGAGACCGTCCGCCGCGTACACGCCGCCCTGCTGGCGTCCCGCGACCTGGCCCTCGCCGAGGTCAAGGAGGTCTGCGAACAGGCCGCCCGCTGGGAGGCGTTCGACGCCGGGACGCTGGAGCACTACTACACCACCGCCCTCGACTTCAGCCTCGGTGAGCGTCAGCTCGCCGGAATCGCGGAATTCGCCCGCAGGGTCGGCGGCGGACCGGCCGGCTTCCCGCCGGACGTCCGCGTCCGGCTGCTGGGCGCCGAAGCGATCAGCACGTGA
- a CDS encoding Gfo/Idh/MocA family protein, with translation MDDSVPAQRGTPAPRPSEPAADSAPGRAAADGAEEKPVRFGALGTSSFGWRRVLPAIALCPGTELVAVAGRSPERAQRFADRFGCAASATEALLERDDIDAVYISLPPSLHGEWAARALHAGKHVLVEKPIATTAAEARAVVALAEDRDLVLRENFMFLHHPQHDAVAALIAEGRLGGLRSFRGAFCFPPLPAQDIRYVPGLGGGALLDAGVYPLRAAVMLLGPGLRVAGATTRVRHSDGLDLSGQALLMSPSGVLAHVEFGFEHTYGSSYSLWGERAKLTVDRAFTPPAGHQPVLELVEQDHAEQFTLPAADQLDRSLAGFAAAVAAGGAAASPHEARWRQEAVATMDLVDQVRARAVPVAVEG, from the coding sequence ATGGATGACTCCGTGCCGGCGCAGCGCGGCACTCCCGCACCGCGACCGTCCGAACCCGCCGCCGACTCGGCTCCTGGTCGCGCGGCCGCCGACGGCGCCGAGGAGAAACCGGTGCGCTTCGGCGCGCTGGGCACCTCGTCGTTCGGCTGGCGGCGGGTGCTGCCGGCGATAGCGCTCTGCCCGGGGACCGAACTCGTGGCGGTGGCCGGCCGCAGCCCGGAGCGCGCACAGCGGTTCGCCGACCGGTTCGGCTGTGCCGCCTCCGCCACGGAAGCGCTCCTGGAGCGCGACGACATCGACGCCGTCTACATCTCCCTGCCGCCTTCCCTGCACGGCGAATGGGCGGCCCGGGCGCTGCACGCGGGCAAGCACGTCCTGGTCGAGAAGCCGATCGCCACGACGGCCGCCGAGGCCCGTGCGGTGGTGGCGCTGGCCGAGGACCGCGACCTGGTGCTGCGGGAGAACTTCATGTTCCTGCACCATCCGCAGCACGACGCGGTCGCGGCTCTGATCGCCGAAGGCCGGCTCGGGGGGCTGCGTTCGTTCCGCGGCGCCTTCTGCTTCCCGCCGCTTCCCGCGCAGGACATCCGGTACGTGCCCGGTCTCGGTGGCGGCGCGCTCCTGGACGCGGGGGTGTACCCGTTGCGGGCGGCCGTGATGCTGCTCGGTCCCGGGCTGCGGGTGGCGGGCGCCACGACGCGGGTGCGGCACTCCGACGGCCTCGATCTGTCGGGCCAGGCGCTGCTGATGTCGCCGTCCGGTGTGCTGGCGCACGTCGAGTTCGGCTTCGAGCACACCTATGGTTCGTCGTACTCCCTGTGGGGCGAGCGGGCGAAGCTCACCGTGGACCGGGCGTTCACCCCGCCGGCCGGGCATCAGCCGGTGCTGGAGCTGGTGGAACAGGACCACGCCGAGCAGTTCACGCTGCCGGCGGCGGATCAGCTGGACCGGTCCCTGGCCGGGTTCGCCGCGGCTGTGGCCGCCGGTGGCGCCGCGGCCTCCCCCCACGAGGCCCGGTGGCGGCAGGAGGCGGTGGCGACCATGGACCTGGTCGACCAGGTCCGCGCCCGGGCCGTGCCGGTGGCCGTCGAAGGGTAG
- the mqnE gene encoding aminofutalosine synthase MqnE yields MDAGLKRELEEKVRAGERLTREDGIALYGCDDLAWLGGLAHEVRTRKNGDVVHFNVNRHLNMTNVCTASCAYCSFQRKPGEQDAYTMRIEEAVRLAKAMENENLTELHIVNGLHPTLPWRYYPRSLRELKKALPNVSLKAFTATEIHHFETISGLSASEILDELIDAGLESLTGGGAEIFDWEVRQHIVDHRTHWEDWSRIHRLAHEKGLKTPSTMLYGHIEEPRHRVDHVLRLRELQDETGGFQVFIPLRYQHDFVDMQDGKVRNKLQARTTMASGAEALKTFAVSRLLFDNVPHVKVFWVMHGVSTAQLALNHGADDMDGSVVEYKITHDADAFGTPDKLTREDILDLIRDAGFRPVERNTRYETIREYPGPDPERREAPQPMRV; encoded by the coding sequence ATGGACGCAGGACTCAAGCGTGAGCTGGAGGAGAAGGTCCGTGCGGGAGAACGGCTGACCCGCGAGGACGGTATCGCCCTCTACGGGTGCGACGACCTGGCCTGGCTGGGCGGGCTGGCCCACGAGGTGCGTACGCGCAAGAACGGCGATGTCGTCCACTTCAATGTGAATCGCCACCTCAACATGACGAATGTGTGCACCGCCTCCTGTGCGTACTGCTCCTTCCAGCGCAAGCCCGGTGAGCAGGACGCGTACACGATGCGCATCGAGGAGGCCGTCCGCCTCGCCAAGGCGATGGAGAACGAGAACCTCACCGAGCTGCACATCGTCAACGGCCTGCATCCGACCCTGCCGTGGCGGTACTACCCGCGGTCGCTGCGCGAGCTGAAGAAGGCCCTGCCGAACGTCTCGCTGAAGGCGTTCACCGCCACCGAGATCCATCACTTCGAGACCATCTCGGGGCTGTCCGCCTCCGAGATCCTCGACGAGCTGATCGACGCCGGTCTGGAGTCGCTGACCGGCGGCGGCGCGGAGATCTTCGACTGGGAGGTCCGGCAGCACATCGTCGACCACCGCACCCACTGGGAGGACTGGTCGCGCATCCACCGCCTCGCGCACGAGAAGGGGCTCAAGACCCCCTCGACGATGCTCTACGGGCACATCGAGGAGCCCCGACACCGCGTCGACCACGTGCTGCGGCTGCGGGAGCTCCAGGACGAGACCGGCGGCTTCCAGGTCTTCATCCCGCTGCGCTACCAGCACGACTTCGTCGACATGCAGGACGGCAAGGTCCGCAACAAGCTCCAGGCCCGGACCACCATGGCATCGGGCGCGGAGGCCCTGAAGACCTTCGCGGTCTCCCGCCTCCTCTTCGACAACGTCCCCCACGTCAAGGTCTTCTGGGTCATGCACGGGGTGTCCACGGCCCAACTGGCCCTGAACCACGGCGCGGACGACATGGACGGCTCGGTGGTCGAGTACAAGATCACGCACGACGCGGACGCCTTCGGCACACCGGACAAGCTGACCCGCGAGGACATTCTCGACCTGATCCGGGACGCCGGCTTCCGCCCCGTCGAGCGCAACACCCGCTACGAGACCATCCGCGAGTACCCGGGCCCGGACCCCGAGCGCCGCGAGGCGCCCCAGCCCATGCGGGTCTGA
- the mqnC gene encoding cyclic dehypoxanthinyl futalosine synthase, with protein MPRPSEATDRGLQSVLDRAAEGGRVTPEEALGLYRFAPLHALGQAADAIRRRRYAGTEHIATYIIERNINYTNVCVTACRFCAFYAAPKDTAKGWTRDLDDILRRCAETVELGGTQIMFQGGHHPDYGVEYYEEHFAAIKKAFPQLVIHSLGASEVEHMARISKVSVEEAIQRIHAAGLDSFAGAGAELLPARPRKAIAPLKESGERWLEIMEVAHGLGVESTSTMLMGTGETNAERIEHLRMIRDVQDRSHGFRAFIPYTYQPENNHLKGQTQATVFEYLRMLAIARIFLDNVPHIQGSWLTVGKEAGQLALHYGADDLGSVMLEENVVSSAGAKHRSNRMELLQLIRSADRVPAQRATTYEHLVVHDDPANDPVDDHVVSHLSSTALDGPDAARSHPELKVIGAS; from the coding sequence ATGCCCCGACCGTCCGAAGCCACCGACCGTGGCCTCCAGTCCGTACTGGACCGAGCCGCCGAGGGCGGCAGGGTGACACCCGAAGAGGCGCTGGGCCTCTACCGTTTCGCGCCGCTGCACGCGCTGGGCCAGGCGGCCGACGCGATCCGCCGCCGTCGCTACGCGGGTACCGAGCACATCGCGACGTACATCATCGAGCGCAACATCAACTACACCAACGTCTGCGTGACGGCCTGCCGGTTCTGTGCCTTCTACGCCGCGCCGAAGGACACCGCGAAGGGCTGGACCCGCGACCTCGACGACATCCTGCGCCGCTGCGCGGAGACCGTCGAACTGGGCGGCACCCAGATCATGTTCCAGGGCGGCCACCACCCGGACTACGGCGTCGAGTACTACGAGGAGCACTTCGCCGCGATCAAGAAGGCGTTCCCGCAGCTGGTCATCCACTCCCTGGGCGCGTCCGAGGTCGAGCACATGGCGCGGATCTCCAAGGTGTCGGTGGAGGAGGCGATCCAGCGCATCCACGCCGCGGGCCTGGACTCCTTCGCGGGTGCCGGCGCCGAGCTGCTGCCGGCCCGGCCGCGCAAGGCGATCGCGCCGCTGAAGGAGTCCGGCGAGCGCTGGCTGGAGATCATGGAGGTGGCCCATGGACTCGGTGTGGAGTCGACTTCGACGATGCTGATGGGCACCGGCGAGACGAACGCCGAGCGGATCGAGCACCTGCGGATGATCCGCGACGTCCAGGACCGCTCCCACGGCTTCCGCGCCTTCATTCCGTACACCTACCAGCCGGAGAACAACCATCTGAAGGGCCAGACCCAGGCGACGGTCTTCGAGTATCTGCGCATGCTCGCCATCGCGCGGATCTTCCTCGACAACGTCCCGCACATCCAGGGGTCCTGGCTGACCGTCGGCAAGGAGGCCGGGCAGCTCGCCCTGCACTACGGCGCGGACGACCTGGGCTCGGTGATGCTGGAGGAGAACGTGGTCTCCTCGGCCGGCGCCAAGCACCGCTCCAACCGCATGGAACTGCTGCAGCTGATCCGGTCGGCGGACCGGGTCCCGGCACAGCGCGCCACCACCTACGAACACCTGGTCGTGCACGACGACCCGGCCAACGACCCGGTCGACGACCATGTCGTCTCCCACCTGTCCTCCACCGCCCTCGACGGCCCGGACGCCGCACGGAGCCACCCCGAGCTGAAGGTGATCGGGGCGAGCTGA
- a CDS encoding arylcarboxylate reductase codes for MLPTTAPQDASALERRLSMDLDAWTRHVVRRHFAPDTGSPYWLKRRDTLAFDPLDITHYAELPAFGHFTLAELRDLDPVDLVPQAVPRPLSGRVFDSGGTTGRPCHVFYTGPMLDHHALWRRFGLRTAGFAPGRTWIHATPAGPHVVGEGAAQIAHLHASVVYGIDLDPRWIKQLIRGCRLAEVNRYVEHVVEQITDLMSSRRIDYLETTPALFQVLARRRPELVGRLDGVGLGGTQFVPAMYREFAGALEGGLIGASYGNTFGGAMGLPAERDGEVLPYVPHYPEVTMTVVDKNDPARTVGYGEVGQVRLTVLHEDLFLPHILERDQAARYRTSADWPCDGVANVQPLQVSRAAPEGIY; via the coding sequence ATGCTGCCGACCACCGCACCACAGGACGCCTCCGCCCTGGAGCGCCGGCTGTCCATGGACCTCGACGCGTGGACCCGGCATGTCGTACGACGCCACTTCGCCCCGGACACCGGGAGTCCGTATTGGCTCAAGCGCCGTGACACGCTGGCCTTCGATCCGCTCGACATCACGCACTACGCCGAACTGCCGGCGTTCGGTCACTTCACCCTCGCCGAGCTGCGGGACCTCGACCCCGTCGACCTGGTCCCACAGGCCGTACCGCGACCGCTGTCGGGCCGGGTCTTCGACTCCGGAGGCACCACCGGCAGGCCCTGCCATGTCTTCTACACCGGACCGATGCTCGACCATCACGCCCTCTGGCGCCGGTTCGGCCTCCGTACGGCAGGGTTCGCACCGGGCCGCACCTGGATCCATGCCACCCCCGCCGGGCCGCATGTGGTGGGTGAGGGCGCCGCGCAGATCGCCCATCTGCACGCGTCGGTCGTCTACGGGATCGACCTCGACCCGCGCTGGATCAAACAGCTCATCCGGGGCTGCCGGCTGGCCGAGGTCAACCGCTATGTCGAGCACGTCGTCGAGCAGATCACGGACCTCATGAGCAGCCGCCGGATCGACTACCTGGAGACGACACCCGCGCTGTTCCAGGTGCTGGCCCGGCGGCGTCCGGAACTGGTCGGGCGGCTCGACGGTGTCGGGCTCGGCGGCACACAGTTCGTGCCGGCGATGTACCGGGAGTTCGCCGGGGCGCTGGAGGGCGGTCTGATCGGGGCGAGCTACGGGAACACCTTCGGCGGTGCCATGGGCCTGCCCGCGGAGCGCGACGGCGAGGTGCTGCCGTACGTCCCGCACTACCCGGAGGTGACGATGACCGTCGTCGACAAGAACGACCCCGCGCGGACGGTGGGCTACGGGGAGGTGGGACAGGTCCGGCTCACCGTGTTGCACGAGGATCTCTTCCTGCCCCACATCCTCGAACGCGACCAGGCCGCGCGGTACCGCACCTCGGCCGACTGGCCCTGCGACGGAGTGGCGAATGTGCAGCCGCTGCAGGTCTCCCGGGCCGCTCCCGAAGGAATCTACTGA
- a CDS encoding cytochrome P450: protein MVYEPKAPVIPYKRTCPFDPAAEYAQLREEDPISPVTFELSPREKDGWLITRHDHIRQIMTDPRFSHRSELLALVHSPPFEVEEYSPEPSAPGNFVRMDAPEHTRYRRLLTGFFTVRKIQQYEPTLERIIDGVLDEMAALEPPVDLVKVFAEKIPARSTCSIMGVSESDLTALAEHFSVIMRIDYTLEEFIHHNTELNATLERMMAERFAGDPGDDLLGQLIATGELTEQEMFNIAWIAIGGALDTTPNMFALGTFALLEHPEQLAKVRERPELMENTVEELLRYLTISHFGASRVALEDVEIDGRTIRAGQTVVLSLPSANRDPRYFENADAFDIDRPSRRHLAFGFGIHQCLGQHLARASLRIGFQKLFDRFPDLRLAVPAGQVPLRETAMHYGVYELPVTWG, encoded by the coding sequence ATGGTTTACGAGCCGAAAGCGCCGGTGATCCCGTACAAGCGCACCTGTCCTTTCGATCCGGCGGCCGAATACGCCCAGCTGCGCGAGGAGGACCCGATCAGCCCGGTGACCTTCGAGCTGTCGCCGCGCGAGAAGGACGGCTGGCTGATCACCCGGCACGATCACATCCGCCAGATCATGACGGACCCCCGGTTCAGCCACCGCAGCGAGCTGCTGGCGCTGGTGCACTCGCCGCCGTTCGAGGTGGAGGAGTACTCCCCCGAACCCTCCGCGCCGGGCAATTTCGTGCGGATGGACGCTCCGGAGCACACCCGGTACCGGCGGCTGCTGACCGGCTTCTTCACGGTACGCAAGATCCAGCAGTACGAGCCCACGCTGGAACGGATCATCGACGGTGTGCTCGACGAAATGGCCGCGCTGGAGCCGCCGGTGGACCTGGTGAAGGTCTTCGCGGAGAAGATCCCCGCCAGGTCGACCTGCTCCATCATGGGGGTGTCGGAGAGCGACCTCACGGCCCTGGCGGAGCACTTCTCCGTCATCATGCGGATCGACTACACGCTCGAGGAGTTCATCCACCACAACACGGAGCTCAACGCGACGCTGGAGCGGATGATGGCCGAGCGCTTCGCCGGCGATCCGGGTGACGACCTGCTCGGACAGCTCATCGCGACCGGCGAGCTGACCGAGCAGGAGATGTTCAACATCGCCTGGATCGCCATCGGCGGTGCGCTGGACACCACGCCCAACATGTTCGCGCTGGGCACCTTCGCGCTGCTGGAGCACCCCGAGCAGCTGGCGAAGGTGCGGGAGCGGCCGGAGCTGATGGAGAACACCGTCGAGGAGCTGCTGCGTTACCTGACGATCTCTCACTTCGGGGCGAGCCGAGTCGCGTTGGAGGACGTCGAGATCGACGGCAGGACCATCAGGGCCGGTCAGACGGTGGTGCTCTCGCTGCCGTCGGCCAACCGCGACCCGCGCTACTTCGAGAACGCCGACGCGTTCGACATCGACCGCCCCTCGCGCCGCCACCTGGCGTTCGGCTTCGGGATCCACCAGTGCCTCGGGCAGCACCTCGCGAGGGCGTCGCTGCGCATCGGCTTCCAGAAGCTGTTCGACCGTTTCCCGGATCTGCGGCTCGCGGTGCCCGCCGGTCAGGTGCCGCTGCGGGAGACCGCGATGCACTACGGCGTGTACGAACTGCCGGTGACCTGGGGCTGA